CCAACGACCCCAGCGTCGAGATCAGGATCGTGCTGGACACCACCGACGCCTCGCGCTTGTAGTATTCGGCGAGCATGAACGGGCCGGTGCCGGTGGGCAGGGCGCTCAGCAGCAACGCCGAGCCGGCCCAGAGTGGCGGCAGTTGAAACACCCGATAGGCCAGAAACCAGGTCAGCAGGGGATGTGCGATCAGCTTGATCAGTACCAAAAGGCTCGTGCCCTGGCGCGGGCCTTGCTGTTTATGGGCAAGGAACAAGCCCAGTGAAATCAGCGCGCACGGTGTGGTCGCAGCGCCCAGCAGGTGCAAGAACTTGTCCAGCGCCCCCGGCAGCGGCGCACCGGTCGACGCCCAGCACGCGCCGAGAATGGGCGACACCACCAGTGGGTTTTTTGCCAGTGCAGCCAGCACTTTCAGGACGATACGGTGTACGCGCCTTTCGCTCTGCAAGCCAATTTCGATGCACACCAGCGCCAGCCCGAACAGCACGCAGACCACCAGCAGAGATGCAATCAGCGCAGGCTCCAGACCGCCTTCGCCCAACACCATCACGCACAACGGAATGCCGATGTAGCCGGTGTTGGCATAAGAGGCGCTAAGCGCGTCGATACTGGCATCGGCAAAATGTCCGGCCTTCTTCTTGCGCATGATCAGCGTGATCACGAACATTGCCAGCGTGCTCAGGGTAAACACCGCCACGAAGCCCGGATGCCAGATTTGTTCCCAGGTGGCGGTGG
The DNA window shown above is from Pseudomonas sp. BSw22131 and carries:
- a CDS encoding AEC family transporter, coding for MSSVLNVLLPIFALILVGYVCRRTGRLGPNAASEINRMVVWLCLPALLFTATATATWEQIWHPGFVAVFTLSTLAMFVITLIMRKKKAGHFADASIDALSASYANTGYIGIPLCVMVLGEGGLEPALIASLLVVCVLFGLALVCIEIGLQSERRVHRIVLKVLAALAKNPLVVSPILGACWASTGAPLPGALDKFLHLLGAATTPCALISLGLFLAHKQQGPRQGTSLLVLIKLIAHPLLTWFLAYRVFQLPPLWAGSALLLSALPTGTGPFMLAEYYKREASVVSSTILISTLGSLVTLSLCIYYIKG